Proteins from a genomic interval of Oncorhynchus nerka isolate Pitt River linkage group LG13, Oner_Uvic_2.0, whole genome shotgun sequence:
- the LOC115125318 gene encoding zinc finger protein OZF-like, with translation MSSLSYSPHSREEEVCWTEKEALVKEEEEEKDVTIQKQVEGETVTVKEEDQDVTVKDAFRVKEEEDVTVKEKEEDAVLGVEDEVKEDEDIFGMKAEEGEITVTLEEDEEERTGELINTSKYRERQDYHGSSGELQQHHDADEAEKSLSRSELLKKHQQRPTGKKSHCCSDCGKHCKSSSELKKHQRTHTGEKPYSCDQCGKSFTNSSNLKTHQRTHTREQPYSCDQCGKSFTQLCNLVSHQRTHTGEKPYSCDQCGKGFAQSSSLVSHQRTHTGEQPYSCDQCGKGFTRSTNLVSHQRTHTGEQPYSCDQCGKGFINSRNLVTHQRAHTGEKPYSCEQCGKSFSRIGYLKGHQRTHTGQKPYSCNQCGKSFTQSSKLLSHQRTHTGGQSYSCEQCGKSFSRIGHLKGHQRTHTGEKPYSCNQCGKSFTHSSNLKTHQRTHTGEKPYSCDQCGKSFTQSSNLVSHQRTHTGEQSFSCEQCGKNFSQGESLKEHQRIHTGEKAYSCDQCGKRYSHSSGLIKHQKIHAGDPQSVE, from the exons ATGAGttcactaagctactctcctcATTCTAGAGAAGaggaggtctgctggacggagaaagaagctctcgtgaaagaagaagaggaagagaaggatgttacaatacaaaaacaagtagagggtgagACTGTTACCGTGAAAGAAGAAGATCAAGACGTTACAGTCAAAGACGCCTTCagggtgaaagaggaggaggatgttactgTGAAAGAAAAGGAGGAAGATGCAGTTTTGGGAGTGGAGGATGAAGTGAAAGAAGATGAAGACATTTTTGGAATGAAGGCTGAAGAGGGGGAGATCACAGTCACATTAGAGGAGGACGaagaagagaggactggagaactgattaacaccagtaaataca gagagagacaggactatcatggatcctctggggagcttcaacaacatcatgatgctgacgaggcagagaagagtctctccagatcagaacttctcaagaaacaccagcagagaCCCACAGGAAAGAAatctcactgctgctctgactgtgggaaacaTTGCAAATCTTCATCAGAACTTAAaaaacaccagagaacacacacaggagagaagccttatagctgtgatcaatgtgggaagagttttactaatTCAAGTAATCTGAaaacacaccagagaacacacacaagaGAGCAGCCTtacagctgtgatcagtgtggcaagagttttactcagttatGCAACCtggtatcacaccagagaacacacacaggagagaaaccttatagctgtgatcagtgtggcaAGGGTTTTGCTCAGTCAAGTAGCCtggtatcacaccagagaacacacacaggagagcagccttatagctgtgatcagtgtggcaAGGGTTTTACTCGGTCAACCAACCtggtatcacaccagagaacacacacaggagagcagccttatagctgtgatcaatgtggcaAGGGTTTTATTAATTCAAGAAACCTGGTAACACACCAGAgagcacacacaggagagaagccatatAGCTGTGAGCAATGTGGGAAAAGCTTTTCTCGGATAGGATACCTTAAaggacaccagagaacacacacaggacagaagccttatagctgtaatcaatgtggcaagagttttactcagtcaagcaAGCTgctatcacaccagagaacacacacaggagggcAGTCGTATAGCTGTGAGCAATGTGGGAAAAGCTTTTCTCGGATAGGACACCTTAAaggacaccagagaacacacacaggagagaaaccttatagctgtaatcaatgtgggaagagttttactcattCAAGTAATCTGAaaacacaccagagaacacacacaggagagaagccttacagctgtgatcagtgtggcaagagttttactcagtcaagcaacctggtatcacaccagagaacacacacaggagagcagTCGTTTAGCTGTGAGCAATGTGGGAAAAACTTTTCTCAGGGAGAAAGCCTTAAAgagcaccagagaatacacacaggagagaaggcttatagctgtgatcaatgtggcaAGAGATACTCTCATTCAAGTGGTCTGattaaacatcagaaaatacatgcaGGAGATCCACAGAGTGTAGAATga